A window of Dietzia sp. ANT_WB102 genomic DNA:
GGCCGCCGGCGATGTCGGCGGTAGTCGAGGTCATCGCGGTGACGGACCGCTGGACCCGCCGGGTCAGATACCAGCTCACCACCAGCGCCAGGAGTACCGCTATGGCCACTGCGAGGCCCCAGGCGGAAACGATTGCCACGGTGAACGCTGTCTCGACGTGAGCGGCCTCGTTTGAGTCCTGGTCGATACCTGCCTGCCCCAGGTGGTCGTGGAAGATCCCGGGGGCCAGCGCAGAGGCAACCAGCCATGCGCTGACCGCACAGCCCACCACTACTACGGTCAGTGCGGCGAACAACCGGGTGCCGAAGCTCGACAAGGCGAGGACCGGACGACGTGGAGGGGAAGGGACGACCGCGAGGCCCGCGACCGGGGGCGTCGGACCGCCACTCATCGTCCGGTGCCCATCCGGTAGCCGACACCCCGGACGGTGCGCACATATCTGCCCCGGCTCGCCTCGTCACCGAGTTTCCGGCGTAGATGCCCGATATGCACGTCAACCAGATGAGCGTCGCCCACCCAATTCGGCCCCCAAACCGAGGCGATGAGCTGCGGCCTGGTGAATACGACGCCCGGTTCCCGCGCCAGGGCCAGCAGAATGTCGAATTCCGTGCGGGTCAGCGAGACTGGAACACCCGCTACCGAGACGTCCCGGCCGTCGCCGTCGATGTCCAGGTCCCCGAACGTGCGGACCGGTTCGCGGGGCACCGATCCCGCGGTTTGTCCGGATGCGACTCCGGTACGGGGGCGACGCATCATCGCCTGGACCCGGGCCATCAGCTCACGGGGGCTGAAAGGCTTGGTCATGTAGTCGTCGGCACCGACGGACAGTCCGATGAGGGTGTCAACCTCCTCTGTTCGCGCGGTGAGCATGATTACATACGCATCGGAATGGGTCCGTACCTGACGGCAGACCTCCATCCCGTCCAGGCTGGGCAACCCTACGTCGAGGACGATGACGTCCGGATCCGCCTGCCGGGCCAGCCGAACGGCGTCCACCCCGTCGCTGGTGATCATCACCTCGAAACCCTCGCGCTCGAGATAGGTACCCACCAGCTCGGCTAGGGCCCGCTCGTCCTCGACCACCATGGCCCGCAGGCCCGTGGGCGGGCGCACCGCGATCGCGTGTCCACCAACAGTTCCCAGTGCCCCCGGAGTCACCACCATGGCCAACATCATCCCCGGACGAGCGGTTCGCTGCCGTGGTGCGGAACCTTGATCAGACCTTCACATGATCTCCACACGAACGAAAGTGTCCATCAGACAGCTTGGGAGGCGAACTGTTGAACGCCGTCGTCGGATTCTTTTCCGTCGCCCCACGACAAGGACTTCCCACCGTGAACCGCACGCCGCTTCTGCTCAGCGCCGCCATCGCCGCCATTCTCGCCCTCTCCGGGTGTGCGAGCGACAGCGACGACACCGGCGCCGTGACCACCAGCTCCGCAAGCGCCTCGAGCGTCGGGGAGAGCACCACCGAGGTTGCCAGCGAGGCCACCCGGCACAACGAGGCAGATGTGATGTTCGCCCAGATGATGACGCCGCACCATCAGCAGGCGATCGAGATGAGCGACATCATTCTCGCGAAGGACGCCATCCCCACAGAGGTGATTCGACTGGCCGGAGAGATCAAGGCCGCCCAGGGACCCGAGATCGACCAGTTGACGGAGTGGCTCGGCCAGTGGGGGGAGCCCATCGCCCCGGATGGCGGCCACGAGATGGCCCAAATGGACGGCATGCTCTCCGACGATGAGCTGGCGCAACTCTCCGAGGCCGAGGGTGCTGGCGCCGCCCGGCTGTTCCTGGAACAGATGATCGGCCACCACGAGGGCGCGGTGACCATGGCGGAAGACGAGATCGCGGACGGAAGCTACCAGCCCGCCGTCGACCTAGCCCGGACCATCATCACCACCCAGCAGGAGGAGATCGACACAATGCGCGGTCTCCTTGACTCTCTGTAAACCGCAGGTGCCCCGCGATGTTCCGCCCGGTCGCCCCTACCGGTCGTCGCTGAAGGCGGAGAACGCCCGACGACGATAGCCTCGGGCACAGCTGGCGCGGCGGAAGTCGCACGCGGCCCCGTCCGCGCTCCCGACCGACACGAGGGTGTGAACAGATGACTCAGCCCGATACCTCCCCCGGCGACTCCCCGGCCGGCCACGGGGGCCACGGTGGACATGCAGGCCACGGTGGTCATGACGGGCATGAAGGCCACGAGCAGGTGTTCCGGCGACTGTTCTGGGTGATGCTCGTTATTGGTATCCCGACCGTCGCCTTCTCGCCGATGGCTGGCGACCTGCTCGGATACGGCGTCACAGGGTGGGCCCTGTGGGTGTCACCGGTGCTGGGCACCGTCATGTATCTCTGGGGAGGTTGGCCCTTCCTCACCGGCGGGGCCGACGAGATCCGGGCTCGTCAGCCGGGGATGATGCTGCTGATCAGCCTCGGTATCACCGTCGCCTTCCTGGCGTCCTGGGGTGCCACCCTCGGACTGTTGGAGAGC
This region includes:
- a CDS encoding response regulator transcription factor — translated: MVVEDERALAELVGTYLEREGFEVMITSDGVDAVRLARQADPDVIVLDVGLPSLDGMEVCRQVRTHSDAYVIMLTARTEEVDTLIGLSVGADDYMTKPFSPRELMARVQAMMRRPRTGVASGQTAGSVPREPVRTFGDLDIDGDGRDVSVAGVPVSLTRTEFDILLALAREPGVVFTRPQLIASVWGPNWVGDAHLVDVHIGHLRRKLGDEASRGRYVRTVRGVGYRMGTGR
- a CDS encoding DUF305 domain-containing protein, giving the protein MNRTPLLLSAAIAAILALSGCASDSDDTGAVTTSSASASSVGESTTEVASEATRHNEADVMFAQMMTPHHQQAIEMSDIILAKDAIPTEVIRLAGEIKAAQGPEIDQLTEWLGQWGEPIAPDGGHEMAQMDGMLSDDELAQLSEAEGAGAARLFLEQMIGHHEGAVTMAEDEIADGSYQPAVDLARTIITTQQEEIDTMRGLLDSL